From one Micromonospora siamensis genomic stretch:
- the gabT gene encoding 4-aminobutyrate--2-oxoglutarate transaminase: MSVSSEELHKRRGAAVARGVGSTISAYVDHAGGGTITDVEGREWIDFAAGIAVTNVGNSAPRVVEAVKAQVERFTHTCFMVAPYESYVAVCEQLNALTPGDFEKRSALFNSGAEAVENAVKIARHATGRPAVVVFDHAYHGRTNLTMALTAKNMPYKHRFGPFAGEVYRVPMSYPLRDGGLDGPTAAARAIEMVEKQVGAENVAALLIEPIQGEGGFVVPAQGFLPALREWATRAGVVFVADEIQTGFCRTGDWFACQHEGVEPDLVTLAKGIAGGLPLAAVTGRAELMDAVHVGGLGGTYGGNPIACAAALAAIETLRELDLAAAARRIGQVMGDRLRGIAARDPRIAEVRGRGAMLAVEIVVPGTLTPDPAATAAVSAACHAAGLLTLTCGTYGNVLRFLPPLVISEDELARGLDILEEAFG; this comes from the coding sequence ATGAGCGTGAGCAGCGAGGAGCTGCACAAGCGGCGGGGCGCGGCCGTCGCACGCGGCGTCGGCAGCACGATCAGCGCGTACGTGGACCATGCGGGCGGCGGCACGATCACCGACGTCGAGGGTCGGGAGTGGATCGACTTCGCCGCCGGCATCGCGGTCACCAACGTCGGCAACTCCGCTCCCCGGGTCGTCGAGGCGGTCAAGGCGCAGGTGGAACGCTTCACCCACACCTGCTTCATGGTCGCGCCGTACGAGTCGTACGTGGCGGTCTGCGAGCAGCTCAACGCGCTGACCCCGGGTGACTTCGAGAAGCGCTCGGCGCTGTTCAACTCCGGTGCCGAGGCGGTGGAGAACGCCGTCAAGATCGCCCGGCACGCGACGGGGCGGCCGGCGGTGGTGGTCTTCGACCACGCGTACCACGGGCGGACGAACCTGACCATGGCGTTGACGGCGAAGAACATGCCGTACAAGCACCGGTTCGGGCCGTTCGCCGGGGAGGTCTACCGGGTGCCGATGTCGTACCCGCTGCGCGACGGCGGGCTGGACGGGCCGACCGCCGCCGCCCGGGCGATCGAGATGGTGGAGAAGCAGGTCGGCGCGGAGAACGTGGCGGCGCTGCTGATCGAGCCGATCCAGGGCGAGGGCGGCTTCGTCGTACCCGCGCAGGGGTTCCTGCCGGCGTTGCGCGAGTGGGCGACGCGCGCCGGGGTGGTCTTCGTCGCCGACGAGATCCAGACCGGTTTCTGCCGCACCGGGGACTGGTTCGCCTGCCAGCACGAGGGCGTCGAACCGGACCTGGTCACCCTGGCCAAGGGTATCGCCGGCGGGCTGCCGCTGGCGGCGGTGACCGGGCGGGCGGAGCTGATGGACGCGGTGCACGTCGGTGGGCTCGGCGGCACGTACGGTGGCAACCCGATCGCCTGCGCGGCGGCCCTGGCGGCCATCGAGACCCTGCGTGAGCTGGACCTGGCCGCCGCCGCCCGGCGGATCGGCCAGGTGATGGGTGACCGGCTGCGCGGCATCGCCGCCCGCGACCCGCGGATCGCCGAGGTACGCGGCCGGGGCGCGATGCTGGCCGTGGAGATCGTCGTGCCCGGCACCCTCACCCCGGACCCGGCCGCCACGGCGGCGGTCTCGGCGGCCTGCCACGCCGCCGGGCTGCTCACCCTGACCTGCGGCACCTACGGCAACGTGCTGCGTTTCCTGCCACCGCTGGTGATCTCCGAAGACGAGCTGGCCCGCGGCCTGGACATCCTGGAGGAAGCCTTCGGCTGA
- a CDS encoding gamma-aminobutyraldehyde dehydrogenase: MSDQQQLRNFVNGEYVDPVDGGYADLIDPCTGEVFAQAPVSGRADVDAAMKAAADAFEGWRDATPGERQKAMLRLADAVESRAAELVDAEVRNTGKPRQLTAEEELPPAVDQFRFFAGAARLLEGRSAGEYMAGHTSYVRREPIGVCAQVTPWNYPLMMAVWKIAPALAAGNTVVLKPSDTTPVSTLLLAEIAAEFFPPGVFNVVCGDRDTGRTLVSHPTPQLVSITGSTRAGMEVASAAAPDLKRTHLELGGKAPVVIFDDADVAAAAEAIAVGGYFNAGQDCTAATRVLAGPGVHDDFVAALAEQARNTKTGAPDDADVLYGPLNNANQLARVSGFVDNLPDHAAVQTGGSRLGERGYFYAPTVVSGVRQADDIIQQEVFGPVITVQRFSDEDEAVRWANGVDYGLSASVWTRDHGRAMRMTRRLDFGCVWVNTHIPFVSEMPHGGFKHSGHGKDLSVYSLEDYTRIKHVMHNIEA, from the coding sequence ATGAGCGACCAGCAGCAGCTGCGCAACTTCGTCAACGGCGAGTACGTCGACCCGGTGGACGGCGGCTACGCCGACCTGATCGACCCGTGCACCGGGGAGGTCTTCGCCCAGGCCCCGGTCTCCGGTAGGGCCGACGTCGACGCGGCGATGAAGGCCGCCGCCGACGCCTTCGAGGGCTGGCGGGACGCCACCCCGGGTGAGCGGCAGAAGGCGATGCTCAGGCTCGCGGACGCCGTCGAGTCCCGGGCGGCCGAGCTGGTCGACGCCGAGGTGCGCAACACCGGCAAGCCCCGCCAGCTGACCGCCGAGGAGGAGTTGCCGCCGGCGGTGGACCAGTTCCGCTTCTTCGCCGGCGCCGCCCGCCTGCTGGAGGGCCGCTCGGCGGGTGAGTACATGGCCGGGCACACGTCGTACGTGCGGCGGGAGCCGATCGGCGTCTGCGCCCAGGTGACGCCCTGGAACTACCCGCTGATGATGGCGGTCTGGAAGATCGCCCCTGCCCTGGCGGCCGGCAACACGGTGGTGCTCAAGCCGTCGGACACCACGCCGGTGTCAACGCTGCTGCTGGCCGAGATCGCCGCGGAGTTCTTCCCGCCGGGGGTGTTCAACGTGGTCTGCGGCGACCGGGACACCGGTCGTACCCTCGTGTCGCACCCGACGCCGCAGCTGGTGTCGATCACCGGCTCGACCCGCGCGGGCATGGAGGTCGCCTCCGCCGCCGCGCCGGACCTCAAGCGCACCCACCTGGAGTTGGGCGGCAAGGCCCCGGTGGTGATCTTCGACGACGCGGACGTGGCGGCGGCGGCCGAGGCGATCGCGGTCGGCGGCTACTTCAACGCCGGTCAGGACTGCACGGCGGCGACCCGGGTGCTGGCCGGCCCGGGCGTCCACGACGACTTCGTCGCGGCGCTGGCCGAGCAGGCCCGCAACACGAAGACCGGCGCGCCGGACGACGCGGACGTGCTCTACGGCCCGCTGAACAACGCCAACCAGTTGGCCCGGGTCAGCGGCTTCGTCGACAACCTCCCCGACCACGCGGCGGTGCAGACCGGCGGCTCCCGGCTCGGCGAGCGCGGCTACTTCTACGCCCCGACCGTGGTCTCCGGGGTGCGTCAGGCCGACGACATCATCCAGCAGGAGGTGTTCGGGCCGGTCATCACCGTGCAGCGCTTCTCCGACGAGGACGAGGCGGTGCGCTGGGCCAACGGCGTCGACTACGGCCTGTCCGCCTCGGTGTGGACCAGGGACCACGGCCGGGCGATGCGGATGACCCGCCGGCTGGACTTCGGCTGCGTCTGGGTGAACACGCACATCCCGTTCGTCTCGGAGATGCCGCACGGCGGCTTCAAGCACTCCGGGCACGGCAAGGACCTCTCGGTCTACAGCCTGGAGGACTACACCCGGATCAAGCACGTCATGCACAACATCGAGGCCTGA
- a CDS encoding aldehyde dehydrogenase family protein, giving the protein MEPRAFYVAGRPAHGEGELTVTHPYDGRTVGRTSWATPDQVEAAVAAAAGVAAQAAALPAHARAAALDHVSRRLAERADEVAELITAENGKPVKWARAEVGRAVSTFRWAAEEARRFSGELQRLDTDPAANGRIALVRRVPRGPVLGIAPFNFPLNLVAHKVAPAIAVGTPIVVKPAPATPLTALLLGELLAETDLPEGVFSVLPLPNERAAELVADPRLPVVSFTGSGPVGAAIRRAAPEKHVTLELGGNAAAVICEDWSSDEDLTFAAHRIATFANYQAGQSCIAVQRVYVHEWLYDGFLPRLVAAVQALRTGDPSSELTDVGPLVSVEAATRVEAWVDEAVAAGATIEVGGRRDGATYPPTVLSGVPADAKVCREEVFGPVLVVAPVADDRAAFAAVNDSAYGLQAGVFTHRLDVAFTASRVLEVGGVIVGDVPSYRADQMPYGGVKGSGVGREGLRSAMEDYTEPRVTVLTGVEL; this is encoded by the coding sequence GTGGAGCCGAGAGCCTTCTATGTAGCCGGCCGCCCCGCACACGGCGAGGGCGAACTGACCGTCACCCACCCGTACGACGGCAGGACGGTGGGGCGTACCAGCTGGGCCACGCCCGACCAGGTCGAAGCCGCCGTCGCCGCCGCGGCCGGAGTGGCCGCCCAGGCCGCGGCCCTGCCCGCGCACGCCCGCGCGGCGGCCCTGGACCACGTCTCCCGGCGGCTCGCCGAACGGGCCGACGAGGTCGCCGAGCTGATCACCGCCGAGAACGGCAAGCCGGTCAAGTGGGCGCGCGCCGAGGTCGGCCGGGCGGTCTCCACCTTCCGCTGGGCGGCCGAGGAGGCCCGGCGCTTCTCCGGCGAACTGCAACGCCTCGACACCGACCCGGCGGCCAACGGCCGGATCGCCCTGGTCCGGCGGGTGCCCCGCGGGCCCGTCCTCGGCATCGCGCCGTTCAACTTCCCGCTCAACCTGGTCGCCCACAAGGTCGCCCCGGCCATCGCCGTCGGTACGCCGATCGTCGTCAAGCCCGCCCCGGCCACCCCGCTGACGGCGCTGCTGCTCGGCGAACTCCTCGCCGAGACCGACCTGCCCGAGGGCGTCTTCTCGGTGCTGCCGCTGCCCAACGAGCGCGCCGCCGAACTCGTCGCCGACCCCCGGCTGCCCGTGGTCTCCTTCACCGGCTCCGGGCCGGTCGGCGCGGCCATCCGCCGGGCCGCGCCGGAGAAGCACGTCACGCTGGAACTTGGCGGCAACGCCGCGGCGGTGATCTGCGAGGACTGGTCCTCCGACGAGGACCTGACCTTCGCGGCGCACCGGATCGCCACCTTCGCCAACTACCAGGCCGGGCAGTCCTGCATCGCCGTGCAGCGGGTCTACGTGCACGAATGGCTCTACGACGGGTTCCTGCCCCGGTTGGTCGCCGCCGTGCAGGCGCTGCGCACCGGCGACCCCTCGTCGGAGCTGACCGACGTGGGGCCGCTGGTGTCCGTCGAGGCCGCCACCCGGGTCGAGGCGTGGGTGGACGAAGCCGTCGCCGCCGGGGCCACCATCGAGGTCGGCGGTCGGCGCGACGGCGCCACCTACCCGCCGACCGTGCTCTCCGGGGTGCCGGCGGACGCGAAGGTGTGCCGGGAGGAGGTGTTCGGGCCGGTGCTGGTGGTCGCCCCGGTCGCCGACGACCGGGCCGCGTTCGCCGCCGTCAACGACTCCGCGTACGGGTTGCAGGCCGGCGTCTTCACACACCGGTTGGACGTCGCCTTCACCGCCTCGCGGGTCCTGGAGGTCGGTGGGGTGATCGTCGGCGACGTGCCGTCGTACCGGGCCGACCAGATGCCGTACGGCGGGGTGAAGGGGTCCGGGGTGGGACGGGAGGGGCTGCGCAGCGCGATGGAGGACTACACCGAGCCGCGGGTGACGGTGCTGACCGGGGTGGAGCTGTAG
- a CDS encoding SUKH-3 domain-containing protein has protein sequence MIDRQQAEQLATVWARRDSQRLGFECRATVDEFDLGYIIRSTVARDAQALPGDLPTTVVDKETGDVSTWPRVPAAVVEQMYRRSRPADPAPRTVDPASQLLREIRRLPTPGTAAHLTVEGRTYVAHGAKGDVELNHHPMVRAYLDGLPAGRLVRGGERHAEIIVVSDVLHEYDHRREATGDGPLTVGDAMTLFEGSRLQVFQIREPGDRNGGEVRDICESCTRALVQFGVLPWGELGRLSETPPLRQQPIPHPDRFPPEVAQALADGGWDQHELNDVLADGAMAETCEVTGRTHRHEPFPAATRVFLDFPAIVTLRRRPGREIWIRQFDTNPVWAAHTADTLADFAQVLGVRLFPIGTERQDSILAVDEHGRIFALDQAGEWFIGPDIDTALTNLLLGIAPARVRDDGTW, from the coding sequence GTGATCGATCGCCAGCAAGCCGAGCAGCTCGCCACGGTCTGGGCCCGCCGCGACTCGCAGCGCCTGGGATTCGAGTGTCGGGCCACGGTCGACGAGTTCGACCTCGGCTACATCATCCGGTCCACAGTGGCCCGCGATGCGCAGGCGCTGCCGGGTGACCTGCCCACCACGGTGGTCGACAAGGAGACCGGCGACGTCTCCACCTGGCCGCGGGTGCCCGCCGCCGTGGTCGAGCAGATGTACCGGCGCAGCCGCCCCGCCGACCCGGCCCCGCGCACGGTCGACCCGGCCAGTCAGCTGCTGCGCGAGATCCGCCGGCTGCCGACGCCCGGCACGGCCGCCCATCTCACCGTCGAAGGTCGGACGTACGTGGCGCACGGCGCCAAGGGCGACGTCGAGCTCAACCACCACCCGATGGTCCGCGCCTACCTGGACGGCCTGCCGGCGGGACGCCTGGTCCGCGGCGGCGAGCGGCACGCCGAGATCATCGTCGTCTCCGACGTCCTGCACGAGTACGACCACCGCCGCGAGGCCACCGGCGACGGACCGTTGACCGTCGGGGACGCGATGACGCTCTTCGAGGGCAGCCGGCTCCAGGTCTTCCAGATCCGCGAACCGGGCGACCGCAACGGCGGCGAGGTGCGGGACATCTGCGAGTCCTGCACGAGGGCGCTGGTCCAGTTCGGAGTCCTGCCGTGGGGTGAACTCGGCCGGCTCAGCGAGACCCCGCCCCTTCGTCAGCAGCCGATACCTCATCCGGACCGCTTCCCGCCGGAGGTCGCCCAGGCACTCGCCGACGGCGGTTGGGATCAGCACGAGCTGAACGACGTTCTGGCGGATGGTGCCATGGCGGAGACGTGTGAGGTGACCGGAAGGACGCATCGCCATGAGCCCTTCCCGGCCGCCACGCGAGTCTTCCTGGACTTCCCGGCGATCGTGACGCTGAGACGCCGCCCCGGCCGGGAGATCTGGATCCGTCAGTTCGACACCAACCCGGTCTGGGCCGCGCACACCGCCGACACCCTCGCCGACTTCGCCCAGGTCCTCGGCGTACGTCTCTTCCCGATCGGCACCGAGCGGCAGGACAGCATCCTCGCCGTCGACGAGCACGGCCGGATCTTCGCCCTGGACCAGGCGGGCGAGTGGTTCATCGGCCCGGACATCGACACCGCCCTGACCAACCTGCTGCTCGGCATCGCCCCCGCCCGGGTACGCGACGATGGCACCTGGTGA
- a CDS encoding YbaB/EbfC family nucleoid-associated protein, with protein MTLTESVDRDANRALRARFDDVYGQYQRLRSGLDELQARLAELRVTERSDDGQVTATVGARGQVISVELSPAVFRDRDAEVLSRKITRTVQRAATAATTATQELVGGYLPDGPGSAEFLRSGDFGALLGRADAALRGEGGPRD; from the coding sequence GTGACGTTGACCGAGAGTGTCGACCGGGACGCCAATCGTGCGCTCCGGGCCCGCTTCGACGACGTGTACGGGCAGTACCAACGGCTCAGGTCCGGGTTGGACGAACTACAGGCCAGGCTGGCCGAGCTGCGGGTCACCGAACGGTCGGACGACGGGCAGGTGACCGCGACCGTCGGCGCGCGCGGGCAGGTGATCTCGGTGGAGCTCTCCCCGGCCGTCTTCCGGGACCGGGACGCCGAGGTGTTGAGTCGGAAGATCACCCGGACGGTGCAGCGGGCCGCCACTGCGGCCACCACGGCGACGCAGGAGCTGGTCGGCGGCTACCTCCCCGACGGGCCCGGGTCGGCGGAGTTCCTGCGCAGCGGCGACTTCGGGGCGCTGCTGGGCCGGGCGGACGCGGCGCTCCGCGGCGAGGGCGGCCCGCGTGACTGA
- a CDS encoding toxin glutamine deamidase domain-containing protein, producing the protein MTILPSPIPHPLDFCPWHLPGWVYEALDWVVGVEWPEGNERSVWDLADQWYAVAGTLAGPRADAVAAAAEVGSGYGGGGMVAEAFDAAWRRIADGEDAPLGVLLAFTDDLGRLVEGCGTDIEAAKLEVWIELGILVVELMSVAVLAVATAGAASPAAGAAVTASRAVVQQIFKRLLVQLAKKELKKGLKEAGERAAKEVARGGLRGLGRHAVKGGLEEAAEEAGVSLATQAYQNTTGRRDGLDLVDLGTSALGGAAGGAVAPLAGLGRHAHGRGARIAEHFGREMGGETLAEGAAGLATGQGILSLEDAARAAVSGTTGSATGQVDHALRSGLDGRMAALGAPIAPMELPLASPPELAGGITADAGAGHSAGAGAGAGAGAGAGADGRIPGPRPASPLETVAHPVFPGVDRAEISADVSHTPSVAQHQSASAAPVTPVQPAESTGPGVSLSHQVESAPVAVGPVSVDVSTAEAVGVSEPKAGPVSSGEVGSSAHVGPALSAVAVDPSSTVTPQHQSGVVTAGQPAPQTATGNGPTNATAAPVLPTVNLAAPQVDPIDVRTPPNGAGTGALGSHGAAVSPSPVAPQAAATAGDASIRHPTIPSPDRATPSIPHQRHGSTGPADPTLPATGGGVTHHAEADAAGAAHRRSVFEALNPGTPLTPPVDPPAPPPAADPADLRPRTPEWYAAVWAAERDAFERRRYQGYFEAQRRWYEDGKRDELVTRTRRLAGAHLERARWFKVRAREMVRAGLNLRAQHTFEASRLAEKDSYDYTDYAQAVHEGNAVRETVYVDSPEDFRRINDDVADLALGAVETGDRSALTGDDVPPPTDRSRPYGIPGGLRPPLALHQTDLERRMPRNPDGSVTRTADPRQGGWFALANDGGPEADPTRGINCLDCTLSLYDTWVHGRPRVSAPRTFDGYTDGDIRRPILGEKGGPRRVEEVTGGRFQKLVGAPAGEPRDHAAEHHAVQRGYRNLHDQLRLGGHGAYAFLITQWEDGGSHAWVALNQNGTILYLDPQSGAVDDRPLYSHTGGKFDGNVVGIDVLVLAGDGDPLPLGGLARGRFSELPDLPRYPSTPEDKAGHGDPYVNRLYLLDGPSAPPYIEPRPPGAPPTGPTPRGVGEPDEVLRRERIQAYESRVADGVSVDEVLARSADLDAVFAAGVRPDELAAAADPATLRRLAPHLDEAAAADLAQMFADSRVQRMLGTAWTEPPAEQPTLAETLVRDLSQHPDLVRMILDEPELANPLTARPETLHHLAGQQRALDVLREVLDDVNERGPAAVAEAGDLGGANVELLTGEQKEISSRLAEIGSAPTQPGFDRSRKDDKAYRDGWVRNLIREAEGAQSELQQLAIRVAGDHGGHPAWRTEQKKLSRIEDKLIEYENDASRLKDLAGAKVQFRTLRALYRALDDIGSDRAVQVVGVKDRFQQPQASGYCDVLLNIRTSGGHIGELRLHLTEVDEVAEWEHELYKVRRDLEALAESEGRQASVRESAIVKGLLRRGRAAYRHALSEAAQEDED; encoded by the coding sequence GTGACCATCCTGCCCAGCCCGATCCCGCATCCGCTTGACTTCTGCCCCTGGCACCTGCCCGGCTGGGTCTACGAGGCCCTCGACTGGGTCGTCGGGGTGGAGTGGCCGGAGGGCAACGAACGCTCGGTGTGGGACCTGGCCGACCAGTGGTACGCCGTCGCCGGGACACTCGCCGGTCCGCGGGCCGACGCGGTCGCCGCCGCCGCCGAGGTGGGCAGCGGCTACGGCGGCGGCGGGATGGTGGCCGAGGCGTTCGACGCCGCCTGGCGGCGGATCGCCGACGGTGAGGACGCGCCACTTGGCGTCCTGCTCGCCTTCACCGACGACCTCGGCCGGCTGGTCGAGGGGTGCGGCACCGACATCGAGGCGGCCAAGCTCGAGGTCTGGATCGAGTTGGGCATCCTCGTCGTCGAGCTGATGTCCGTGGCGGTGCTCGCCGTGGCGACCGCCGGCGCCGCCTCGCCGGCCGCCGGTGCGGCGGTCACCGCCAGCCGCGCCGTGGTGCAGCAGATCTTCAAGCGACTGCTGGTGCAGCTCGCCAAGAAGGAACTGAAGAAGGGGCTCAAGGAGGCCGGGGAGCGGGCCGCCAAGGAGGTCGCCAGGGGCGGCCTGCGCGGGTTGGGGCGGCACGCCGTGAAGGGTGGCCTGGAGGAGGCCGCCGAGGAGGCCGGCGTCAGCCTGGCCACCCAGGCATACCAGAACACCACCGGCCGCCGCGACGGCCTCGATCTCGTCGACCTCGGCACCTCCGCCCTGGGTGGGGCGGCCGGGGGAGCGGTGGCGCCTCTGGCCGGTCTTGGCCGGCACGCGCACGGCCGGGGTGCGCGGATCGCGGAGCACTTCGGGCGGGAGATGGGCGGTGAGACCCTGGCCGAAGGCGCCGCCGGGTTGGCCACCGGCCAGGGTATCCTTTCGCTGGAGGATGCCGCTCGTGCCGCCGTCTCCGGGACCACCGGTTCGGCCACCGGGCAGGTGGACCACGCGCTGCGTTCGGGCCTCGACGGGCGGATGGCGGCCCTGGGGGCGCCCATCGCCCCGATGGAGCTGCCGCTCGCATCGCCACCGGAGCTGGCGGGCGGGATCACGGCAGACGCCGGCGCGGGACACTCGGCTGGGGCTGGGGCTGGGGCTGGGGCTGGGGCTGGGGCTGGGGCTGACGGGCGGATCCCGGGGCCTCGGCCGGCGTCGCCGCTGGAGACGGTGGCACACCCGGTGTTCCCGGGCGTCGACCGGGCCGAGATCTCGGCCGACGTCAGCCACACCCCGTCCGTCGCTCAACACCAGTCGGCGTCCGCTGCACCCGTGACACCCGTCCAGCCCGCGGAGTCGACGGGCCCGGGCGTGTCGCTCTCCCACCAGGTCGAGTCCGCCCCAGTGGCCGTCGGACCGGTGTCCGTGGACGTTTCGACGGCGGAGGCCGTGGGCGTCAGCGAACCGAAGGCCGGACCCGTCTCGTCGGGCGAGGTGGGATCGTCGGCCCATGTCGGCCCGGCACTGTCGGCGGTCGCGGTCGACCCGTCGTCAACCGTGACGCCGCAGCACCAGTCGGGTGTCGTGACCGCAGGCCAACCGGCACCGCAGACGGCGACCGGCAACGGCCCGACCAACGCCACCGCCGCTCCGGTGCTGCCGACGGTCAACCTGGCCGCTCCCCAGGTGGATCCGATCGACGTCCGGACCCCGCCGAACGGCGCCGGAACCGGCGCCCTCGGCTCCCATGGCGCCGCCGTGTCACCCAGCCCCGTTGCTCCGCAGGCCGCCGCCACGGCCGGGGACGCGTCCATCCGCCACCCGACGATTCCGTCACCGGACAGGGCCACCCCTTCCATCCCGCACCAGCGGCACGGCTCCACCGGCCCGGCGGACCCCACCCTCCCGGCCACCGGAGGTGGCGTCACGCACCACGCGGAGGCGGATGCGGCCGGCGCCGCCCACCGGCGGTCGGTGTTCGAGGCCCTGAACCCCGGGACGCCCCTGACACCACCCGTGGATCCGCCGGCACCGCCTCCGGCCGCCGACCCCGCCGACCTGCGACCCCGAACCCCCGAGTGGTACGCGGCGGTCTGGGCAGCCGAGCGGGACGCCTTCGAGCGACGCCGCTACCAGGGCTACTTCGAGGCGCAGCGCAGGTGGTACGAGGACGGCAAGCGCGACGAGTTGGTTACTCGGACTCGCCGGTTGGCCGGCGCGCATCTGGAGCGCGCACGCTGGTTCAAGGTGCGGGCCCGGGAGATGGTCAGGGCGGGGCTGAACCTGCGAGCCCAGCACACCTTCGAGGCGAGCAGGCTGGCGGAGAAGGACTCCTACGACTACACCGACTACGCCCAGGCGGTCCACGAGGGCAATGCCGTCCGGGAGACCGTCTACGTCGACAGTCCGGAGGACTTCCGGCGGATCAACGACGACGTCGCGGACCTGGCCCTCGGTGCCGTGGAGACCGGCGACCGGTCGGCGCTGACCGGCGACGACGTACCACCGCCGACCGACCGGTCCCGCCCGTACGGCATCCCGGGTGGCCTCCGGCCGCCGCTCGCCCTGCACCAGACCGACCTCGAACGGCGGATGCCGCGCAACCCCGACGGCAGCGTCACGCGTACCGCCGATCCTCGGCAGGGCGGCTGGTTCGCGCTGGCCAACGACGGAGGTCCGGAGGCCGACCCGACCCGGGGCATCAACTGCCTGGACTGCACCCTGTCGCTCTACGACACCTGGGTGCACGGCCGGCCACGGGTCTCCGCCCCGCGTACCTTCGACGGCTACACCGACGGCGACATCCGCCGGCCCATCCTGGGTGAGAAGGGCGGCCCGCGCCGGGTGGAGGAGGTGACCGGCGGACGGTTCCAGAAGCTCGTCGGTGCTCCGGCGGGTGAACCGCGAGACCACGCGGCCGAGCACCACGCGGTGCAGCGCGGCTACCGCAACCTCCACGACCAGCTGCGCCTGGGCGGCCACGGGGCCTACGCCTTCCTCATCACGCAGTGGGAGGACGGCGGATCCCACGCCTGGGTGGCACTCAACCAGAACGGGACGATCCTCTACCTCGACCCACAGAGCGGAGCGGTCGACGATCGACCCCTCTACTCGCACACCGGCGGCAAGTTCGACGGCAATGTGGTGGGCATCGACGTTCTCGTGCTCGCCGGGGACGGTGACCCGTTACCGCTGGGCGGGCTGGCTCGCGGGCGCTTCAGCGAGTTGCCTGATCTGCCGCGGTACCCGTCGACCCCGGAGGACAAGGCCGGCCACGGCGATCCGTACGTGAACCGGCTCTACCTGCTCGACGGGCCGTCCGCACCGCCGTACATCGAGCCCCGGCCGCCCGGGGCACCTCCGACAGGACCAACTCCTCGCGGGGTCGGGGAGCCGGACGAGGTGCTGCGGCGGGAGCGGATCCAGGCTTACGAGTCCAGAGTCGCCGATGGCGTGTCGGTCGACGAGGTGCTGGCCCGAAGCGCCGACCTCGACGCGGTCTTCGCTGCCGGCGTACGCCCCGACGAACTCGCTGCGGCGGCGGATCCAGCCACCTTGAGGCGGCTGGCCCCGCACCTCGATGAGGCAGCCGCCGCGGACCTGGCCCAGATGTTCGCCGACAGTCGGGTCCAGCGGATGCTGGGCACCGCTTGGACAGAGCCGCCCGCCGAGCAGCCGACGCTCGCCGAGACGCTCGTCCGTGATCTGTCACAGCATCCCGACCTGGTGCGGATGATCCTGGACGAGCCGGAGTTGGCGAACCCGCTCACCGCACGCCCGGAGACCCTGCATCATCTCGCTGGGCAGCAGCGGGCACTCGACGTGCTGCGAGAGGTGCTCGACGACGTCAATGAGCGTGGCCCCGCCGCGGTGGCTGAAGCTGGCGATCTGGGCGGCGCAAACGTGGAACTGTTGACGGGCGAGCAGAAGGAAATCAGCAGCCGGCTGGCTGAGATCGGCTCCGCGCCGACACAGCCCGGCTTCGATCGCTCTCGAAAGGACGACAAGGCATATCGGGACGGCTGGGTGCGAAATCTGATCCGAGAAGCTGAAGGAGCGCAGTCGGAGCTACAGCAACTGGCCATCCGTGTGGCTGGAGACCATGGTGGGCATCCTGCTTGGCGTACGGAACAGAAAAAACTGAGCCGGATTGAGGACAAGCTCATCGAGTATGAGAACGACGCATCGAGGCTAAAGGATCTGGCCGGCGCAAAGGTGCAGTTCCGAACGTTGCGTGCGCTCTACCGAGCGCTTGACGACATAGGGAGTGACCGGGCGGTCCAAGTGGTGGGCGTCAAGGACCGGTTCCAGCAGCCGCAAGCGAGCGGCTACTGCGATGTGTTGTTGAACATTCGTACCTCTGGTGGCCATATCGGCGAGCTGCGCCTGCACCTGACCGAGGTGGACGAGGTGGCCGAGTGGGAGCATGAGTTGTACAAAGTGCGCCGTGATCTTGAGGCGCTCGCAGAGTCGGAGGGTCGCCAGGCGAGCGTTCGAGAATCGGCGATCGTCAAGGGCCTGCTTCGGCGGGGACGGGCGGCCTACCGGCATGCCCTGTCAGAGGCCGCCCAGGAGGATGAGGATTGA